The DNA sequence GCCCAGACACAGGACCACTGCTCATTTCCTACCTCCGAGGTCCCTCTGGCTCCCTCCTCCAGCTGGCTGACCTGCTCTAGGACATGGGTGATGCTGGAATAGGGTGAGTTTGGCTCAGACAGGGCCAGTCACAGTTTCAAGCCTTACAGAGTCACCTGGAGTAAAAAGAACACAGCTAAACCACGCAGTCCACACTGGGACTCTCCCCCTATTTCGCAAAAGTCTGAAAGATTTGGGATGGGAGAGCGGAgcctgcttccctccctcccccaaaagtCACGCCCAAGCATTAGTGAGGACCCGAACGAGGTTAAGTCACTTCCCAAAGACACGGTGCCCAGAAGAGACTGGGCTCTGCTGTCCGGGCAGCTACAAAACACTGCAGGCTTAACCAGGGCATGCCTGCACCATCCTGCCCGGCTGAGCTCAGAAGGCGCAGAGCTGAAGCAGGGATGGGATGCAACTCCAGTACCTCCCACTGAGAGCAACGGAGACCAAGTGGTCACAACTGGGCTGCTCGTTTGCGAGCATCCTACTGAATGGAAACCCCCAGTGGAACtggagggagggcaggcaggcaggcaggctgcccaCACCGACCATTAGGCACCCCACAGCTTTTTAGTGTTTGGAAACCTGCTGGTGTTTCCAAGGTCTGCTGGTGTGCTGCCTTTGAGCTCGCAGGGGGCTGGGAGGCTGCACCCCAGCACCTGCCTCGGCCATGGGAGAGCTGCAGGTCTCCAGGTTCAGGCTGCGGCAGCGCAAACCTGCCTGCCAGCGCTGCCAGATGTTGCTGTGGATCGTCAGAGGACAGGCAGTCAGCGTGTTTCTTTAGAAAGGGGTAGGGATGCTtgttaaaaggaaagagaaggctCAAGTACTTGTGGTCGGGAATGGGGGGAAGGTGAAAGCGAGCCCCGCACGGGCTGAGGCTGGCTTGCCCCTCCAGTGACTCACAGACAGCAACAGGCAGGCATGGTCTGGGCTAGAGCCGTTAGCAACCGGGGAGCTCTGCACCTGCCCCAAGGGGTGCACAAGACCCAtgtgctcacacacacacacacacagacacacgcacGCATTATTACAACAGCACATTTGTTCCCCCGGACTCTCGACTCCAGAGGAGCCTGTTCTGCCCCACTGCTGCGCGCTCGGAGTGTCACGGCGATGCTCTGTGCTCAGCAGCTAAGTGAGGcttaaaacaaagaacaaagatGAACCTTCCCCCCGCCATTGCTTCTCTCCATAGCTCCCGCATCGATGGCAGAGACCTTGGGCCCTGTGGTGGGAGGGTCACAGGTCCAAGCTGCTCCCTCTCTCGGAGGTTCCTTGAATCCCCCCTCTCTTGGGAGACGTCAATGCAGAGCAGAGATTCAAGAGAGAGCTTGGCCGGACCCCCCCAGCCTCTGCCCCCACGTCAGTCAGGGCCTGAAGAAGCGTCGTACCACTAAATGCCCCACCATGACCAGggccaccaccaccagcatGTACTTCATGTAAACATTGTCCAGATCGAGCGCAGCCACCTAACGGGAAACAGAGAATAACCAGAGCACGTTAGATCTGCCTGGGCCAGCTcgctgctctgcctgctcccgGGTGACCCCGCCAGCCTCAGCACCGCCATAGTCCCTGGCTGCACCTTCCACCGGCCGGAGCACAGCTGCCTCCCCTCGCCCCCGACCCCCCCGGCCAGCCCCGCGCTCCCGCAGGCTCACCCATCCTCCCTGCTGGGCGATCCACTGGGCGATGCGGTTCCGGAGCATGAACTCCGCGACGTAGTGGGCGATCCGGCGGAAGAAGCCTGGCATGCCGTGCTGGCAGACATGGATGGCCATGTGGTACCCGAAGCCCAGCAGCGCAATCACCCGGCCCCAGTTAATGCCGCTCTCGAACAAGCTGAAACGAAGCCGACGGTCTGGTTACGTCAGTGCCATGGCTCAGACGTCCCTGCTCTCTGCATCCCTGCGTTGCCCTGGCCACGGGCTCTCGAGCAGTGCCGGTtgcagagcagggatggggatgctgCACTAGTCCTCGAGGCGCACCCCAGCCGCACAGACAACGTAGTGATTTCGTGGCTAAAAGTGACACGCGGCCGCCAATAACCAGATGCACTTCCAGAGCAGAACAAACGCGGTCTTGGTCACAACTGCTGTTTGCCTCAGCCAGGTGCGTTAGGGATGTCCTAGGGAAAAGGAGTTTCCAAATCCCGTCTACACAACTACAGGCTCTGAACTGCCGGAGGGGAAGCTTTGGGGTGGCTGTGGTTGACCTGCCACCTTCCTGCCCGGCCTGCCTTGCCCTCAGGTCTCCACCCGAACGCAGGGTGTTCACGTGTTGTCATGGGCAGGGTATGAAACGAGGGAAGCTGGAACCGGGGGTGGTTTAAGCCGTCAGGCTGTAGGCTGCAGCGAGCTCAGTAGCTGCTACACGCAGGAGCAGGAACGACCACCCACCTGTCCCCAAGCATCCCTCGCTTGTGCCTGGAGGTAAGGCAGTTTACATATATCTAAGGACAAAGCAGGTTAGAACGGgatttccccttttcctgcaTAGAAAAACCCCTCTTGACCAAACCCTGATCTGATCTTGCCTTACACTGACACTCCCAAGGGCTGGGGGGCGGCTCCGAAATGTGCCTGCTCGATGCCTACTGCTCCCGATCCAGGGTTTGGGCACAAACTGCATCACTGTGGGCACGTTTGGCACTGATTTATCTAGACCGGGTTTTGAAGGTGTTTTTCCTGGTTTCCAGCAAGACaagcaagaagggaaaaaaaggacaaaaaaagttttacaagaGTAGACTCAGCCCCTGTGTTTTTAATCTCGTGCCCTGTTCCTGGCGGTCCCTGACTGCACAGCCGAAGGGAActgtcttctctgcagagccttGGCCTGGAGCTGCCACCGTGCCGGCcgcagagggagagggaagttGGAGCCCGGGAAGGAACAACAGCAGAACAGGTAGCACAAAGAGAGGGACAGAGGTTAATTTACCTGTTTGCGGTGCGTTAACCGCCTCAGGCTGGCAAAGCGGTGAAAACAGCGCAGCATGGCTTCCCAAGGACAGGGGAGcaggaaaaggacagaagaGAGCAGTTAGACAACAAACACCGAGCGGAGGGTGCACGGGGACGCGGCTGCGCCGGAGCCAGGCGCGCTCGGAGGAGCGACGGGAGCCTGGGACCTGGAAACCCAGAGACCCCGGCTtctctcctggctctgccagagGTCTTCTGCATGACCCTGGGCAAATCATTTAACGTGCATAGCATCTCGCTTTCCCCACAGACAGAGAGGGGTGAGGACTGAACCCCCTGACGGCCACCTCGATCCAAGCCTGTACCTCAGGCCGTCAGGGCAATGAGTTGTCCGGATATTTGCCTTTGCTCTTCACCCTGTTGCTGTGCTTGGAGTGGGAGGGCTGGGCGCGCATCGCCTGCACGAGGTGGCTGCGGGTCTCCAGAGCATCCCGCATCCAGAGTTGGTCTGATCCTGTTCCTTGTGGGCCACACCAAGGGCAGCGAGTTCCTgcccctccccgcagcccgcAGCTGTGTTTGCTTTGTGCCTCCCGACCCATCGGGACTTCCCAGCTACCAAGCAAGCGGCAGCGGGACCGGCAGCAGGGTCGTACCCCTGAACGGGACCTGGGACATTTGCACGGGCCACGCTTCCCAGGCACGTCCCCCAGACTTTCTGAGCGCGGTCAGCTTGTGCAAGGACTGAGATGATTGTCACCTGAAGACTGTCCAGACAGTGTGCAGGAGCAAGAGCAGACaggcagaaaacacaggaaCCATCACGATGAGCTTGCTGGAAGCTCAACCCAGAGACAGTGGGTGAAGCTTGACCGGACAGGGTCTGTGTGCCGGGGCTGCTCCGGGGCGGGGGCCAGGGCTTCGCCGACTGCAGTGCACCCTGCCTGacctttccttccctgttcTCCTCCAGGAGAAGGCATCCTGCCCACGCCGAGGGTGCCGGTGGCCTTACCTGGAGGCTATCCTGGTGAAGTACTCGTAGGCATTATCCTTGGTGGGCTGCAAGGATTTCAGCATGTAGCGAAACTCCGCGTCGTACCGCTCGTTAATGTCGTCACCGATGATGGCCAGGCGCCTTCCCACCAGGCTCCCGGTGCTGCCCAGAGGGAAGACGGCATTATGGATGGGTCTGCCGTCCCAGCAAGACCAGTAAGCAGGACCAAGGGATGGGTCTGTAATGGAGCCTGGCTTGGGATGGGGTTGAGGGACGTGCACGTGGTTGGTATCAGAGTTTTACCTGCCCACCTCCTGCTGGATCTCCTCAATCTCTGCGTCCATGGGCacttcctcccctctctcctctctctcctgttgGTAGCGGTAGAAGGCATAGCTCCGAAACACCTCCTCCGTCTCCTCTGCCACCTGGTCTTCTGCGAgagacaagaggaagaaaagtcaaGGGAGAAGATTGTCTCCCCGCTTTCCCAAGTTGGACAGAGACCGTTCCCTCATTTTCAGCCTAAATTTGTGCTGTTTGTATTAACACTGGCCTTTCgcagtaaaacaaaaagaatccAATGTAAATTAGTTCTCAGAGAACTAATTTTGAAGCCAGTGTTCGTTCTTAGGTGCAGAGGCCCACCTTTGGAACCTCTTGTTGGCAAGAGACAGGTACAGGACTGTCACAACGCAAACCAGATGTTCAAGTGCTTGTGCTTGGCAGCTCCCTTACCTCTTGATAAGGGCACTGCTCAGCACAAATGAGTTCAGGAATCTCAGATCCAAACCCAAAGTGGAGGCAAAGCTCCAGCTAGCGCTGCCCATCAACCCTCAGCGAGCAATCTTGTTTTTCATTGTCCCCAACGATCGTGCCCTTGCGTGGCATCAGCAATGATGTGGCGAGCAAAAGTTAAATTGGTCATTTTAGTGTAATTCCTTGCTGATTCAATCACACATCACTGGTCTCACACACACCCATCAGCCCGGCAGcggcagagccagggcagggtTTGCAACTTCTGCACGGGCTGCTGACaggaacagaaaggagaagagctTTTGAATAACTCATAAACCGTAACCCAGACTGGTGACTCCCCATCCTGCGCTTGAAAGCGGATAAACAGCCAGGTGATAAGCTTGAACTGAatgcctgctccagcacacCCATTGCCACTGCGTGAGAGCAGACACCCAAATCCCCTGCTTTGCTAGCAAACACCCGTGGGAGCAATAAGCCCATTGCACAGCGAGCAGCCGGGCAGGGGACGAGCCGGGGCTACTGCGGCGGTGAGCTGAGGCTGGGTTTGGGTGCCACGGCTTCCTTCCTCATAAACAAGCAGGGCTCGGCATGCCAGGTACTCAGGGTTCAGCGGGGGAATGCACCCATGCAGTACCGTCACCCGGCCCCGACAGCGCGCGAAAACCGACCCGGCTCCGCGTGAGCAGGAAATGAGTCAGAAACAACCGGCGTACGCTTGTCTGCAAATGGCTCGAGCTCGAGATCTGCACAcgtgtcccccatccccacgcTGCTCGGGGAACAGCAAGGGTCTGGACACGGCCGGGACCTGCCCCCTCCGGAGCAGGGAGCCCCCGGCGAGGCGTTTCAGTCCCCCAGGTATCATGGTGACTGATACCTTATCACACGCCTTGCATTGCTCCTGGGGAAAGTACCCGGCCTGTCACGGGATGTCCTTGATTAGAGCTCGGTTTCGGCTGGCTCGAGAAGCAATCTGGGCTAGAGCACAGGTTCCCAGGCGGCCGGCAGCCCAGCTAAGCCACCCTGCAGGGCTCGGGGGGCAGCTGGCCCTAAGGTCCCGGTTACACAGCTCTTCCCGGTTTCTTTTCTAAGATGCAAAATTTGTAGCGGGTAGAAATGGTACGGACGGGTCAGAGCCCTGCTGCTTTGACAGGGTATCACCATTCAGCGTGGAGATTCTCAGACATTAAACGAGGTGCAAAGCCCAGGCAAATGAGCTACCTGGGGGGACGTCAGAAGTGCAGGACCCTGCAGACCCGCGGCTTTAGGTGATCGTCCTGCAAGGCTTGCTGGTGACACGCAGCAGATCGGCACATCTCCACCATCAACTCTGTCTAGCAGCAGTGCAGCTCACTGCAGCCAACCCAGCTAAAATCCTCTCCCAGCATCCCAGTATATCCACCCGCCAGACTGGCCATGCAGTTCTCTGGCCACTGGAATTTCCAATGCAGAAATGCTCCTCCCTGAGCAATATCGCAGAGCTGGGATGTGAGGACCTGGTTTCGCAGATACTGGCAACACTGTTCCGTAAAACCCTGTCTCCAAGTCTCCAAAACATGCCGTGCCACTCATCGCAGAGTTTTTCCGCCTGGTCGCATCTACATGGCCCACAtgcggctctggggagatggGCCCAGCCCCGGATGGGgtgtggggaagggagaggaccTGTTGTGCAGACGCTGGTTACACCAAGTTCAGGTtgggtaaataaataaagctgaatGGAAATGACAAGCCCTACTCGCTGTGTTTGCAGGggactgttttttgttttgcaggaacGGGTTTATTTGGCGGTAAACAAATCCCACCTCGGAGGAGCCAGCAGAGCCGGTGACCGCTCCGCCGAGAGCCAGAAAACGAAACCGACTGACTCACAGTTTCAGTGAGAGGCAGGGTAAACACGCTGCGAgaacaaaagaggaaataagCGTACCAAAAATCCCTGGTTTTCATTATCCCAAGCGCTGGTTTTAGTAACACGAGGACAGGAGAACACACATGTTTTTCCCCCAGGTGCTAACCCACAGCATCCACTGGGACCATCTCTGCGTCTCTCCCACTCAAAGGAAGAGGATCTGGATCAAGATTTGCCTTGTGGACTCCCCGtaccagcagcagagagggagagagtgcTTTGGAGCTCCTCTGGGATCTTCGGGCTCCACGTGGGATCACCGGGGCCGTGTCAGGGGGCTCACGACCTGCTGTGAACCCCCACACTGCAAGGGAGGacctgctctgcttctgcttcaCGGAGCAGCGACCGTCGTCCTCGGTCCCAGCACACTCTCGGCATCCAGACCAGACCTGCCCCAACAACAGCCTCTTGCCTGGATCCACACCACAGACAACACTGGCCGGACCCCAGCCAGTCTCAAACTTGCaacatctgcatttctgtgcaAGATCCCGTGGCAGCATCCCTTTCCAGCTCCGGAGACAGGCAGTACCTACGCTGAGAGGTGCATCTGTTCGCACAGAGGGAGAAACAGCCTGGAAACAGCAATGGGATCCAAAGCGAGAAGACAGCTCTGGGGAACCAAGATTTCTGCCTCCGGGGGAAGCTCAACTCCACCTCATGGCAGTTGCAATTCAAGTGTGGGATGAGCAGCGTTTGCGCTGATGGATGTGGGTTGGCTTCCACCGGGCAAGGCAGCACCTTGTGAAACCTGTCACCTGCCAACAGCACTGCCATCCAGGATCAAAGGCTGATCAACCCGACACTGCATCACGCCGGCATAACCCTGCACAGCTCACACCTAGAGCAGAGCTTCCAGAGAGGTAAATGGACAACTGCCTTCCCCAGAGGCAACTGCACAGCACAAAGCCCTTCCCCTCGTCCCGCTCTTTAGAACAAGTATCTTCCCACCCAAAAGAGGAGCAATGTTCTCAGACAGCCTCCCTGCAGAGCTAACGGGCAAACACCCTTGGTTTTAAGACAGAAAATCGTGTCGATAAGGGAGATTCCCTGGCCAGATGCTGCACTGGACTCAGGACACCCGCTTTAACTCCTATGCCCAGTGGTGCCCCACCATCACTCCCAGAGGCACGGGCttgcagcaggggctgggggctgcagcaaGGTTTTGCTCTGGTACTTTGCTGCCCAAGCTGAGACCTGTCCCACGTTCGCTAAACTACTGAACTGCTCAGGGAGGCTGGGCCAGTGCTCGGCGGGATGCCCGAGATGGGTGGGTATCTCCCTCTGCCCCATCAagtttttcataaaagaaaaactccTTTGCAGGCCAGCACAAAGGAGTCACAAGGCAATTCCATAGCAGAGTTATTTCCCAGCACAGCCATCAGAAGGatgacttgtttttcttttaaaagaggaaaCCACATACTGAGGGGAGGTGCAGTTCAATGGGAAGTCCAATACACCGTGTCTGTGCTGGAGATAGGAACTGCATGGGCACCAGACAAGAGAACAGTATGTGTAAATGGTTTTGGTCCCTCTACAGAATGTATGAGAACCCAGGCTTAAACAGGCAGCTCACATTTTTCCTACTCATTTTGTAGGTGGTCTTTGGCAATAAAGACACGGAGATGCTCACAGACGCATGACTAACGTCCCTAAGCAACTATTTATCAGTTCATGACTTGTTTCGCATGCAACGTCAAGTCCAGAGCTAAGATAAACAACCAAGGACCAAACCTCACACCTCTCCAGGTGTGCTACGTGAgtgttacacacacacacagacggATGACAAAGCCCAGGCAATCTGAGGAAGAGAGCAGTTGCCAGTCCAGCACCGCAAACGGTGAGTCAGGGTGGCTGGGCTTTCCAGGCACAACCCTGACGTCCCTGCAGAGACCGGCACCAAagctccctccctttccctagGTAACAGGTGGATATAGCAATATATCACCTTTGTTAACAAAGCGCTTCGGGATTCTGTGTTTTGGGACTCTTTGGGaattcaaaccattctatgattctatgattccactAACGTGGTTCACACAGGAGCTGTGACCacagaaacaatattttcacCCCGTGGGCCAGGCCCTCTGCAGTGGCGGGGGCTGAGCTGCATTTGGCACGGTCACCTGCAAGCGTGAGGACAGCCACGTCCACGGCTTGTCCCACAGATCTCAGACTTGATGTAATTACCCAGACCATTCCGGGAGCTGTGCGCGTGCCCTGGCAGCACGGCTGAACAGGGAGGCACTGCCACCCCCATGTTACAGATGAGACCTGAAGGATGGCAAGGttaattttctcctcttcatcaGTCTGTACTTCAGGAGCTTCATACTCCAAATCCCTAAACCCACCAGAAGTGCAAATTGCCACCCGGACtagaaggaagcagcagcatcttggCCATGCCCtaagcagcagctggcagaagaAGGGCTCAGAACGATGCTCAAGCAAACCCTTGAGCAGCAGATAAATCTTCACTCCCTACTGCATCCAAAGATAAACAGAGCAAGCGAGCCCCAGATGAAAGCCAGGCTTAACACCTCTTGATGAAAGCTGCCGCCTTCTGTCCCCTCATCCCATAGCACGCGGTGGTGGAAGCTGCACGGTTCTGCTTCCACCGGAGCCCGCGAGATCTCTGCCTAAGAGGAGTGCAGAGATCCCACCTCCAAATTCCAGACGGACCCCCCTGAGt is a window from the Balearica regulorum gibbericeps isolate bBalReg1 chromosome 25, bBalReg1.pri, whole genome shotgun sequence genome containing:
- the BAK1 gene encoding bcl-2 homologous antagonist/killer isoform X2, which encodes MGAGCRKSSIQKTRWQRRRRRCFGAMPSTATNRRERREGRKCPWTQRLRRSSRSTGSLVGRRLAIIGDDINERYDAEFRYMLKSLQPTKDNAYEYFTRIASSLFESGINWGRVIALLGFGYHMAIHVCQHGMPGFFRRIAHYVAEFMLRNRIAQWIAQQGGWVAALDLDNVYMKYMLVVVALVMVGHLVVRRFFRP
- the BAK1 gene encoding bcl-2 homologous antagonist/killer isoform X1 yields the protein MASGNDGDPPRAQGRRGSNGRRLSQELNSEDQVAEETEEVFRSYAFYRYQQEREERGEEVPMDAEIEEIQQEVGSTGSLVGRRLAIIGDDINERYDAEFRYMLKSLQPTKDNAYEYFTRIASSLFESGINWGRVIALLGFGYHMAIHVCQHGMPGFFRRIAHYVAEFMLRNRIAQWIAQQGGWVAALDLDNVYMKYMLVVVALVMVGHLVVRRFFRP